ATCTAAGTGTTTAATAATAAGCAAATCACCTTTATGAACGTAACTTGTTTAAATGATGCAAAAAATCTATCGACCAGATCAAATTATCATCAACTAATATGGAGAAGACCCTAATATTATAATAAATTCTATTGGATTATCATAGTCAGTAACATCTTTAATTAATTAAGAATACGTTTCACAGCCGCACGGGCCGGGGTCCGAAAATAACACTAAAAAAAGGACTTATCCCCCTGTACCGCCAATTGGAGCGCACGCTGAGAAAGCGCATTATGAGCGGGCAGCTTAAAGCTTCCGATAACTTCCCTTCAGAACGTGAGTTGAGAGAAGAATTCGGGGTCAGCACCATCACCATTCGGCAGGCTTTGAAAATACTGGAAAATGAAGGGCTGATCCGGCGCGAACAAGGCCGGGGCACCTTTATCACCGAACAAGATCACAATAAGCTTTATATCGAATGGTCCGGGTCCGTGCATGATTTCTTCAACCCGGCCGGTCAACATAAGCCGGTCATCACCTCAAAAACGATAATTCGGGCGGATTCACAAACGGCCATGGAAATGGGCCTGCAAGAAGGGGAAGAACTTTACCTGCTGGAAGGCACGCAACGTCTCTTTACAGACAAACCCCAGGGACTTTACCTGAAGGCCTATTTCCCCAAGGAGATCGGCGAAAAAATCCCTGTGGAAGAATTAAAAGGACGCCTTTTCATCACCGCGCTACAAATCTCATCGGAAGAACTGACGCAGATCATCCAGGCAATGTCCGCAACCACGGCCACCAAAAAAATTGCCGCTATTATGAAGCTTCAGGAAGGGAGCCCTATTCTAATCAATAAATTGACCTTTATAAGCAAAAAACACCATGTCGTGGGCATAGCAATCTGGCACATTCCCGGGGATATTTTTCAATTTGTGAACAAGCTGCGCTATAGAAAACCCAGGTATTGATCCTATTGAAAACAAGGTCGAACGAAGAGGGAGTCCGGAGGGCTTGAAAAAAGGAAATCGCGGCGCATGCCGCATAATCCCGGTTGAAAAACAACCGGAGGGAAACAATAAACAACGAATCAGGGTTAGCTAATCAGAAAGGAGGTGGGTTAGCCTGGCGGTTATGGTGTCTGCTTTTAATGATAATTTTTTATTATTCGGTTAACCAGGTAAGTCCTTAATGCAAGAACAAAACAATAATTATTATCGATGACGGAGGTCATTATTATGAAGGAGAAAAAACAAGGCTTAACCAGAAGGGAATTCATTGAACTTGGCGCGGCTGGCGCGGCAACCGCAGCTTTAGGTGTGCCGACCGCCTTTGCCCAAACCCCGAAACGGGGCGGGACCCTGACCTGCGGCATGGCCTGGATGATACAGACCCCTGATCCACATCGTTACACAGGCACCTGGGCTCGTCAGGCCTCGGCTCTTTGCTATGAAGGACTGACCACCCCGATCTCTATGGGCGAGCGGCTCAGGATCACCAAGGAGAAAGGGCCTGATGCTGTACCTGATGTT
The DNA window shown above is from Deltaproteobacteria bacterium and carries:
- a CDS encoding GntR family transcriptional regulator translates to MSGQLKASDNFPSERELREEFGVSTITIRQALKILENEGLIRREQGRGTFITEQDHNKLYIEWSGSVHDFFNPAGQHKPVITSKTIIRADSQTAMEMGLQEGEELYLLEGTQRLFTDKPQGLYLKAYFPKEIGEKIPVEELKGRLFITALQISSEELTQIIQAMSATTATKKIAAIMKLQEGSPILINKLTFISKKHHVVGIAIWHIPGDIFQFVNKLRYRKPRY